A region from the Methanosphaera cuniculi genome encodes:
- a CDS encoding carboxymuconolactone decarboxylase family protein produces MLDDNEIIEIISEYDLELKNTDPELVEIIDNLICVDLKDEYMKLSYDERMIVILTTLITNQSVDLYEKLLTQALRNGFKPVIIKEMLYQTIVYVGLSKVYEFIDITNDIFDENGVDVPLPGQSITTNKTRKNEGYTIQADHYGKDWLDMKIKSTPDNQKQLWDYISAFGFGDIYTRGGISQKQRELITLAVLVSLRGCEDQLEIHMRGNLKVGNDENKIIAVLMILIPYIGFPRIHNALKILNKITI; encoded by the coding sequence ATGTTAGATGATAATGAAATAATTGAAATAATATCAGAGTATGATTTAGAACTAAAAAATACAGATCCAGAATTAGTTGAAATAATAGATAATCTAATATGTGTTGATCTTAAAGATGAATATATGAAATTATCATATGATGAGCGTATGATAGTAATACTTACAACACTAATAACAAATCAGTCAGTAGACTTGTATGAAAAATTATTAACACAAGCTCTTCGTAATGGATTTAAGCCTGTGATCATAAAAGAAATGTTATATCAGACAATTGTATATGTAGGACTTTCTAAGGTGTATGAATTTATTGATATAACAAATGATATATTTGATGAGAATGGTGTAGATGTACCACTACCAGGACAAAGTATAACGACAAATAAAACACGTAAAAATGAAGGATATACTATACAAGCAGACCACTATGGAAAAGATTGGCTTGATATGAAGATTAAATCTACACCAGATAATCAGAAACAATTATGGGATTATATTTCAGCATTTGGATTTGGAGATATTTATACACGTGGTGGAATATCACAAAAACAAAGAGAATTAATAACACTTGCAGTACTTGTGTCACTAAGAGGATGTGAAGATCAACTTGAAATTCATATGCGTGGAAATCTTAAAGTGGGAAATGATGAAAATAAGATAATTGCAGTACTTATGATACTTATACCATATATTGGTTTTCCAAGAATACATAATGCACTAAAAATACTAAATAAAATAACTATTTAA